The genomic stretch atatatatttggtctaaataatttttttatttgtttttttacactctaatatttttcgtagcataaaaagattaattcaaaaatagttataaaaaagcaggtaaaaaatattttttttattattgatatattccaACTAATTGTAAAtcctaatttaattaactgaattttattacgtttgttaagttttataaagatacgtattaaatcatattaaaaagattagaatataaatacaatataaataattaattataaaatagttaatttatatattataatttatatattatttatatatatttatatattatttataatatttttatatgctgaTTAATGAAGCTATTCTTTCTGTTACACTCTTGATATGACGCCGCTgatattgtacaaaataataagatcaTGACAGACTTTTGGGACAGCATTCAAATCATTAAAGCTATTTTATCGCAAAGAATGTATTAATTCTGGGCTTGACCTCTTTCACTTGAAAGCTCAATAGGGTCATgcatattgatatattgacaTACATTAACTAATTTTTGTACGtgtttatgcaaataaattattttatatttttaaacctaGCTTAAAACAatgtattaaaacataatatattattacaaaataatatattaatattgtgctTCTTTAGATAAGATTcaattatgcattattatacattaatatgcattaataacatcaataaaacaatcttgttttaacatttttatgtattatctcttcataaaaaaatattagactcCTGAATACGCGAAAGAGAAGTgaaatgacaaattaattcagagaaaataaacacattttttttttttgcaaaagagCGAAAAGCAGAAGTAATTTacttatatagttttttatttgaaaagaaacGGCGAGAAATGTAAAGTGAGGTTTacaaaagtaacaaaaaatcaaaacgGGAGACGAAAGACTTTTTACAAAACACTACACTCCATTGACTATGTGGCAAATACCGGAATAAGAATGTAGAGATACTGAGCAAAATGAactgttaaaagaaaaatggatCTGGATGTTAACGGCAACAACAATACCCAAGAATTTTGTGATACTCAGTATAAACATTTCGTCGCACCATATGGAGGTatgatcttttaaattatcttatttttcttgtcaCAATCacatttacacatttttttatcttctgaaAAAAAGCGagtgttgaattttttattttttctacttttacaCTTCAAGTACAATTTATTCAAACATGTgtcgttttaattatatatatacatttttagttttatttataaaaaaatgtattttgtatcACAAACGGAAGatcatttttaacaaatatttcatttcgaCTTTATCAAATCTGAAATGATTAcatcatcaaatttttttgcaataataaaaaatttttatgctaataATAGAATTCACACTACATGAGTACAAGAcgtaattttctacaaaacgtattttttttttataaaatacaattttttctgtaatgatttttatctaattgaaCATTTGACAGTATTATGCtaccataaaaaatatattttttttattaatcatataaataatttagttaaattattaattttatttatattattaaagaaaaattattatgttatcttCCGATATGAAAGAAacttaatatcttaatatcacTTTTAACGTTATGTCAATACCgcaaaaggaaaagaataaaaataacatatatgttCCTATTTGttctatattttacagaattttgGTGCAATCCGGTATGGGACTCGTTGCTCTGTTGGCCGCCGACAAAAGCTTCGACCACAGCGAAACAACGATGCCCCTTTGTGGACGGATTCGATACGACTAGTAAGTAAATACAATAGAATAGCTTAGAATAGCTCTTGGATCTcaatattttctgattttctatctctatatatatatatttaatttattgaagaatTCTCGAATCGAtaacatgtaataattatgaatatttgtaatcgtttatcgaaatttcaagagttactatttaaaaacgattttattaaaaaacatgcaataaataaaatatatagaataaaaataaacttttatttgataaaattattgtcaaaaatttaagataatattttctattatttttcaaatatttatattattaatcaaaaattagtatttaatattatcaggTCTCAGTATCATATATAGATCCttgataaatcaaaaatttcaaatattggaTAAGTTTCCAAGAAACAAATGTTTGGTTAATTTTCAaagacttttataatattgaaattttaaaaattaagtgtTTACAACActtttcaaacatattttattttaagtttaacaGAAGCACTTTATTTGAAAACTTTGAAAGCGAGACAGTCAAACTCCAAGATGAATCGCAATAGTACTTCCTCTTTAACATGAAATAGGTATAGCATCGTTTTTGTGCTCAAAATAGAATGTAACCATAATCTTGAAAttgttataaacaaatttacattGTCATAAACTGTcaatgcattaatatattttacgtaaaaaaaaatataaataaaatatagataataaaatagatattttttttatattataatcaatttttttattttttattttttactttaattatgctGTGCTTATTGGAAAGAAAGTATAATAACTTTGATTCtcatttttaacaattctcaatatatttagtcaaaatatttaatattaaacataactAAATTTAGAGATAGTCTGTATCATCGATGCTGCAAAATAATAAGTGCGAGACTATATAAATGCATCATAAGATCAGTTTCATGAACTGTCGATATTAtctctgttttcttttttcttatcgcGAACAAAGCATGTCTACATCGCTTTTATTCGCTAATGCTTTACctcgtttatttttctttaaaaaattgaatagacaATGATGAtaacaaagtttaaaataatttaatgcttttaaattttcaaaatgtaacTGTGTCTCAGGAAATTCTTATAGTCAGCCGCgtgtgatgaaaaaaatttattagaaatttctgaatatttcaGAGGTACAAAGTAAGACTTTAAATTTCACAAGATAAAACTCATGCGAGCGTAGCGGGGATGAATATCGCGATATCGATTTGGTGAAATATCATGCACAGACAGCTTAACAGGAATCTTAAAAGACGATTTGCCTCGTATAGCAGAGATATAGCACTATTCCATTATGTCATTTCACATGCAACATGTTGGATGGTATGGGTATACTAAAGCGATTCGTCCTCCAATTTTGCGAGcttaaaagaaatctttaagACGATAGTACACGTGAGGGTCTCCTCTATTTCCTCCCTCATCTTTCGAAACGTACATTAAATATGCCATTTCTTATCCATGATGTACAATAGAatacatttctaaatataaaaaaaaattttatattatttattttttagatattgatatttagGCGTAGAGTAAATGAAGATGTTCGCTTTTTCGTCGATGAAATGGaagtgcaaaaatataaagcgacatatatttagtttccaattttttttatatatttcatatcttttcAGAATCCGTGGAAAAGAAATGCGGCTACAATGGACGTTGGGAATCACAAAATGGCACGAGCACAAATGAGTATTTATCTATCGGTTGGGCGAACTATACCACTTGCTTACCACCAGAAATGCTGCGGCTTCACTACAGAGTTTACAACAATAATGTCGATGGCGAGGTAAGTATCATCCAGAGATTGTGACTGACAGATCATAATATACGAATTTTTGTGATTAGAATAAACTTGGAACAGTTGCACAATATGGAATCaagtataaaaatgtgtttttctttacaagcatatattatattttatgcattataaatatacataattaaatatcatgtaattacaaatataattcattaattaatccgCCTCtcctcaattaaaataaaaaatatataataatctaacgTTAAGAAAACTattgtgaaagaaaatatttacttcgAAATAGACGCAAAATATAGATGCGATTAAACACGAATattctgaataaatataaaagttttttttagatatttatggCATGGAAATGATGACTTAGTTTCTGTTGATAACTTGCTATgctaaaaaattcaatgaatatttccttacaaaaaattacacaagCTTTTACGATAtcgataaaatgcaaatttttcttcatatcaAAGCACAAATGAAGTTTGCTATcttttctcgctttttttCAGATGAAAATGGAAATAGCCGAGAAGACTCGTACTTTGGAGTTTGTTGGTCTTAGTATTTCTCTGGTGGCTTTGCTTGCTTCCCTGCTGATCTTCTGTAGATTTaggttgtttaaaaaaaaaactaatgttTTATGTGTgagaaatttagataaaagGCAGGCACTGtctattttttcagttttttttaagcaaattttttctaaGATAGCAATACATTAACTAGGtttatgtaacaaaattcATCAGTTTCCCTTAGATAACAAAATCTAACCATTTTTTCGGAAAAGCAGCAGTAATTTGCGCAAAATGTGTATCTGTTATGAAAAAGttttagtaattattaatatattaatatattatacacataattattctttccATAAAATGGAATGTATAATAGTGAACATTTttctgagaaaattaaatttttaatttatttaaattaaaatacacatatacatatatatatatatatatatatatatatatatatatatatatatatttgtgttaaaattatttattaataattttacacagacatacaatataaacaaaatctaaacacatatatatatatatttgtatatacatatttgtgtgtatacatataatatggagtgtatttaaatgaaatgtaattatgttaaatgcAGCACAGAGActgaatattgtataaatttatgcggtaaaagaaataaattcaaagcTATTTGCgttgattgaattttatagGTCATTACGGAACACAAGGACTAGGATCCACAAGAATCTTTTCCTTGCTATGATTGTGCAGGTGCTAATCAGATTAATATTGTACGTAGACATCGCAATCTTTCGAAGAAAGCCGCACAGCGTAAAACGAGGAATAGGAAATACCGTAAGATACgagataagattattttattgttatataatctcataaaaaaaaaagataaaattcacaattattttttcgaaatcttCTTAATAGGaatctaaatttatgaaatacatTTACCGTATCTCTATCACAATATTTTCCGATAACGTTTTGTAATTAGAAGAGCAATTTTCATATAGTTACGTTCttcgatgaaaataaattttctttaggAAGCGCGAGTAGAGGATGCAATTTCAGGAAAACCACAACTAAGTCGTTCCAGATCgaataaatgcattattaagCACTCAATGTCATTTTTCTTGGTTTTTTCTCAGAGTAcagattttgtataatttattctctgcTCTCTCGTGAAAAGCGGatttatgtctttttttagCCAGTACTATGCGAAGCCGCTTACGTGCTCCTGGAATACGTCAAGACCGCGATGTTTATGTGGATGTTCATAGAGGGTCTATTTTTGCACAACATGGTGACTGGTAAGTAACcatatttacacatttatgtTCCCCATAAGAGCTGTGTTAaagctttttcaaaaatataaacaaaaatatctttaaaagaaaatcgtaAACGACTGCTAGCTACAATAcacaagttaaaatttttactattcttttttaattttatattcataagcaggccaaaaagattaaaataaaattattgattaaacaaTTAACAGTTTGAAAAAGTCTtgcgtttaatttaaaattgattatattactTACGCTATTGCATGTTAATGATTACGATTTTATAGTGACGGTCTTCCAAGAAACATcttattatcgaatatatcGATTTGTTGGATGGGGATGTCCAGTGCTGATAACTATGGCTTGGGCTATCattatgacattttattatcatccgAAATCAAAGTGCGTTGATTGCTTGATTGTTAAGAATACATAAAGCCAAGTGTGTGTCATCACTATCGAATTGATTATGATTAATCATGGACATATtgacaaaaacaataatttttgcaattctctgtatctttatACAGGGTATCCTATAATTTGCGCATCACCTCTCGTGTACATATAAAGCACGTTAAATTGGATAGGAAAGGTCTGTTCGTTTCGTGATTTTCactacaattaataaaaaaattaattaaaaaagataggcCAATCCGTGCCTTACACAAGCGCGTGACGAGAAGAGATGTCTGTACTAACGTGATACTAGCTGCGCGGCGAAGCGATAGGAGAAGGCTACGTACAAGCTGGTAGAACATCTCTAcactctctctatctctagcACCTCCTACAGAACTTTCCTATCCAATTTAACATGCTTTACATGTACACGAGAGGTGATCCGCGATGTATGGAATACCCgtataataagttttaaaataaaattctgttaaactaaaaatcaataagaaattagaattgaattaaagaatataattttattatctatatatttattactccaAAGTtactttgcaaataatttatttttatttgttacttacttaaagattattaatatgttttttaagaaaaataaattttattttgatttaaaaaaataatggttaacatttgtaataatttatttgatagtgATGCAATACTTTGTAGACAGAAATACTacaatatgtcaaaatattagatttattaggTGCTGGTCAGGATACAATTTATCATCCTATTTTTGGATCCTTGAAGGGCCTAGATTTGCGGTTATattggtaaatatttttttataacaaaatatttataatataatttgaaaaagaaataaattttacttactTGATGTAAGGCTTGTAAGCTacatagatttataattaattgttctaCATTGATTAACTTTcttaattatgcaataaatagaAACTGTAGCATATCCaatgtttaaaatgtttaaaataattaatatattattatgctaataatttttatctctaaagaaaaacaaaacgtaaaaaaattctccactaattatattaaataattaattaaatttaattgctaataaataactatataattctgtcatatttatttttgttttttagctcaatttcttatttctgCTAAACATTATAAGAGTGCTCGTAGCAAAGCTACGGCAGAGTCACACAAgcgaaattaaacaaatactgtaagtataaataaataagcaggaatttaatatttttcagggattaaagaaggaagaatttaaaaaatgtcttttattctttaaagttCTAATTACTCGCAATCTCTCATTGTTATTGAGAGTAATTGATATTGCGcttgcttaataaaagagcttaattattttgctatttaaaaattatataaacatgtaaatatctaaaaaaataaagagttttgtttatattattgactgattgatttttcaatatattcgaacaatacttttttaaatttgctattTGTTACCCgagcaattttaattgaatattttatatgctcaatctttattttttttttaatttatatggtttattattattggctTGCATTTATGTTTacgttttattaaacaattttgttgAACAACtctaacaattattattaaatttcctaaaaGCGATTTTTTTGTTGTTCGTAGAAAAGCCGTGAGGGCAGCCGTGGTACTTTTACCATTATTAGGCATCactaatattctctttatgatTGAGGCCCCATTGGATAATGTGAACAAGTTTGCGGTATGGTCGTATTCGACGCATTTTCTGCAATCATTTCAAGGTCTCTTTATCGCAACTCTTTATTGTTTCCTTAATGGCGAGGTGAGTGAAAAGCTCGACGTTTGGaaacattacattaattttatttctaagttctgttattttttcgaattatttagaaataaatataattgtaagttgtatatatgtatttattaatgtctttgataatgaaaaatagcaggaaaattgtgtatgtatgcatgtatgataaaaaaattgagaatagGGAATAAAAGTGAAAAGCACGCACAGTCTAAAAGACACTCCGTACAATCATTTATGAatctgttttataataaatgtatatatatatatatatatatatatatatatatataaataattttattataaaacttatttatttttatgtacaagttttatatttttctttacttagGTAAGATTTGTTTTGGATAAAACTATTGCCGTTTATCTCTCCCTAAGAGGGGGCAATCTGCAGAATAAAAGACAGTCAACTTTTAATAGTTGTCAGCCTCATCAAATAACTTCGATGGGTAcgtgtgaaaaaattaataaaagattttgacacgaatatatcgatatacacAGTACATAGAGTTACGTTccaatatttactatttttactagttttattatttttttccacaaatATTGGTGCATGTATTGAACAATCAAACGCCGACAGAGAAAtcgaaattgataatttgtgAAACATGCATGTGCCACAGTGATCGAGATGGAGGAGACAGAAACACAGTCCGCTGGATTAGCAAGGCTGTGCTGTCGCGGCGGAAACAGCCTACCAAATCCGGATCGATCTATCGAGtgagtataatattaataataataataaaaagaaaactcatCATCAATCCATGATTTAGATTTTTCGCTTCTTAAGTCTGAAACATCTTGCATGTAATTACATTCTTGCAATTCATCAAGACAATCATGTTATGTTGTGTTATAGAACACAGGGACAAAGAGATGAGAAAATTGAATGCGCAATTTCTCGAGGTATTTAATAGCTGTATTTAGTTTAACTTTTCTAGCGAAATCcggatatttttgtataaaaagttGTGCTATGTTTTAGGACGATCATCTAGCAATTGCGCGAATTCCTCGGCATCCTTGCAATAAGATAATCCTTAGAATTGGGGAGTTGCTGATGTTTTGTTTGGATTTCcgaacaaacaaaataaatttttatttatctcagaTCGACAATGTGCTTGATCGTCAGTGATTGGTATTTTCTTGTAAGAATTTGTcttcatatatgtaaaatgaagCTTGATGTTCAACAAAtaacgaaatttttaatataaagaaacgtAAATTCTAAGGCCTAAATTCTTTCTTGTTATCTAAGCCGGTAGTGCTCAAATTTTCTCGAATGAATGATGATATTAAATGGATGAACGTGTTTAAAAAGTTTGCTTCtttgtgataattaaaatgcaatgtttaaaaaaaaacttaataaaaaatattaatattgtttatattgttagatatttattacattatctttaaaatatctagagaaaagaaaatgatgtaTCAATATCTTAATCTTAACATCATGTCACTCTCAGTATCATTACGgagataattatgaaataagaaataagtcATAGTTTaggcattaatataaaaactatattttaaaaaatttaataaatgttatagtatataatgattttttaaatgttagtaaaagaaataaaaaaaattgcattttattttaataataaaatattaacgattgcaaaaatattttatatgtcatttttacttaattatactttatcttaaatttcatatgagaaataaaaagttataatttttttgatacattttttgataaatttacgttgttatataatttatcgttaaaaagaaaatcaattgtTCTAAATCTGTATCCGTACTTGTATAccaaacatattttatgtaaatgtttgatttaatcatttttaaaacaaaaatgatataagaTGATATGtcttcttgataaaaaaaaaagaaacgtttttcttttttgacaaCTACTAATGATAAATAAGTACAAAAGtgaataaacgaaaaaaatttttttctcgttttcacATTCAAAGTACTACGGCGTCTTTTTAaactcttaaaatttatttaatttcaaatattcaaattaaaagtaaGTGATGTGAgtgtttagaaattttattagatcttCATTGCGTActtcagaatttattatataagtttaagtaatcttatatatatatatatatatatatatatatatatatatatatatatattataagattacttaaaatgtttcttataAAGTCTTTTCTAGCTataaatgtatcaaatatatcaatatactttatatataatctatgttTGATGGATGTATGTTATAAGAATTTACATCGTAAAATACAcatgatttataaaagattcatattacaaaaaagatatcgtaataaatttcaacgaCTTCATGTGGAAAATAATAGCTCGGAGTATTTATAAAACCAATTtcatcagttttttttattacaaaagaaataactctgtaaaaaaaagaaattaatacagatatttttttaaatttataagagtGTACAATGtatctctcatatataaaaatacacatgtataattaattttatggtatcatttttttataatgtataagttttataattttttatagtattttttcataaatctttttataaaagttataaaatgtatCGGTATCAAAATGTAcgacggaaaatatttttaagagatacATTAACAAGTGCATTATATTCCAACTAtcgaaatgcaaataaaagagGACGATACGAGAGATTGGTTTCTAAACAGATTTTATTGTGtcagattattatatagaaaaatgcgctagcataaaaaattttttataaagaaacattGATCTCTGTGTTCTTGAAAAAATGtaggcaataaaattttattttaaaatgctatTAAGCCATTATTCAGAGATTCATACATTTCAGGTGagcaacaaattttattttctccaaaGGCCTTTGTCGAGCGAGcatgttatttatttcattttttaattgaaatatttttaatacactaccaaggtattttttatttttttattttgtcaactAATTGCAGCTTCTTTTTGCCTTCACAAAAaaccttatataaaatattatattaatattgcaatattatattattgttatgacACATATAAAACCGCGTTTTCACCAACGGAGCAAGAACGAATGActgtttttattctttgcaCACCGCACAATTTATTGAATACAAATGCCGCTTCattggtgaaaaaaaaaacatacgcggtttaaaacatacatatacatatgtatatgtgtatatgtatatataaattatttcaattaatatcacaaattagttataatagttatattaacACCGcacagtaatatatattatcataatattaatataatattttttgtgcgacttttttagattaatacattgaaagagagaattctttttctgcaaatCTCTAATAATCTCTCCTAAATAATTCAGGAGGAAATTACATACAAGAAAACTAAGAAATCTACGAAAGGACGGATTTGCAACCCCTCATCCGTTTCACAACCGACCAATTGGCAAgtataattatcgatatatataattttaacccTGTAAACGATCTGATTGTGTTATATCATAGCTATCGtgaattaatgtattaaaatctattactATAATAGAagtactaataattataacaattgtgcctattaaaaagttttctacGTCGTAAGACTATCACAGATGCGTTCTAAAAGCCTATAATTTTCGTTTGCGCAATAAATCGATTagcgtttataaaaaaagagtccATAGAAATTGCTAGTAAATACCCTGCATGTATCGATAATTGTATTGGTCTAATCCATTGCTGATCATGGATCGAAAAATCATATTGTCTATTCAGTATatgaatatcgaaaaaatcttcttctaagatatttaaaaatatctatatcaaAGTTTTTAGTAGCGTCTACCTGATGTtacaaagaattatttgttCACTTATCAGAAATCTTCTTTTGAGAGAATgagaatacaatatataaatgttcttttccaattttataactatatattccTTCTCATACGGAAACTATCGTCGAAATTCGTCGTGGAAACTTTTCTCTGTGTCTACCATCTTGCTATCGAGAAATAAGTCCATTTTGCTCAGGATCTCCGGAAGATCTAGCTTGCCGTCTAAATTCATATCCGATAAGGTAATTAAGTGTTGGGCCTCTTGAATAGCATGTCTGGGATTTCGTGGATCGATGtacatctataaaaaaaaaaaataataatgattatattattctaaagctgagaaaaagtaaaatatttattatttatctttttactttttaaatttatatattttgctcatataataaagaaatttacagCGACTTATCGaaataaacatgaaatatatttttttcactttaattCCGCTTTTAATCGTAATGTATTTGCAAAAATGCtgctcaataattttttgaacgtTCCTTCTTTAAAACAAAGTAATAAATAGTGCTATCTATTGATTACGAAAGTGCCGAGCTATGTATGTGTGGAATCTATCctttatttattcacattCTATTGCGCTCACCAAAAGCTCGGTTCGATCGGCTTTCCCGTTTTTATTCTTGTCAATCAGATGTCGAAACTCTTTACGCCTGTCTTCGCTTCCTCCTATCGATTGCTGTCGTTCCTCGCGTAAATCTAGGCCGACTCCTTCCGCTGGCAAATCCGAGAACTCGTCCTCCGTTAACTGTTCATCACCGTCTCGATCTAAACAAATAAAcacaaaattgcaattaaattttctgacaaattataaaacaaaatattaatatatatatatataataaaaatagttataataataataatagaaagaaagtAACAATAAGGAATTTATTACAACTCGAGATGGAATTTACcgaatttttcaaagagatCCTCCACCATTTGAAGAAGAGCCCTGTGACTGCTCTCGGGGTGCGTGAAAGCCAGAAATTCGTCCAGACCCAATCTGTCGGGATCGTTTCTAGCAGCTTCAGCCCATCGAGCTCTATCCCTCATTATGCTCTCCTTCAATGTTCGCGATAATTCGCTGTGTTTTTTGTCATGGGAATTTATATAGGTCTCAGAGAAACCATGAGTTCTTAGAAAATAAGCGTGATATTCTTCCCACGAGACTTCACCTGCAATAggaatttcaaaaatacaacTAACGATAAttcatatcattaaa from Cataglyphis hispanica isolate Lineage 1 chromosome 11, ULB_Chis1_1.0, whole genome shotgun sequence encodes the following:
- the LOC126853033 gene encoding PDF receptor isoform X2, with translation MDLDVNGNNNTQEFCDTQYKHFVAPYGEFWCNPVWDSLLCWPPTKASTTAKQRCPFVDGFDTTKSVEKKCGYNGRWESQNGTSTNEYLSIGWANYTTCLPPEMLRLHYRVYNNNVDGEMKMEIAEKTRTLEFVGLSISLVALLASLLIFCRFRSLRNTRTRIHKNLFLAMIVQVLIRLILYVDIAIFRRKPHSVKRGIGNTPVLCEAAYVLLEYVKTAMFMWMFIEGLFLHNMVTVTVFQETSYYRIYRFVGWGCPVLITMAWAIIMTFYYHPKSKFIRCWSGYNLSSYFWILEGPRFAVILLNFLFLLNIIRVLVAKLRQSHTSEIKQILKAVRAAVVLLPLLGITNILFMIEAPLDNVNKFAVWSYSTHFLQSFQGLFIATLYCFLNGEVRFVLDKTIAVYLSLRGGNLQNKRQSTFNSCQPHQITSMVIEMEETETQSAGLARLCCRGGNSLPNPDRSIEFFAS
- the LOC126853033 gene encoding PDF receptor isoform X1, giving the protein MDLDVNGNNNTQEFCDTQYKHFVAPYGEFWCNPVWDSLLCWPPTKASTTAKQRCPFVDGFDTTKSVEKKCGYNGRWESQNGTSTNEYLSIGWANYTTCLPPEMLRLHYRVYNNNVDGEMKMEIAEKTRTLEFVGLSISLVALLASLLIFCRFRSLRNTRTRIHKNLFLAMIVQVLIRLILYVDIAIFRRKPHSVKRGIGNTPVLCEAAYVLLEYVKTAMFMWMFIEGLFLHNMVTVTVFQETSYYRIYRFVGWGCPVLITMAWAIIMTFYYHPKSKFIRCWSGYNLSSYFWILEGPRFAVILLNFLFLLNIIRVLVAKLRQSHTSEIKQILKAVRAAVVLLPLLGITNILFMIEAPLDNVNKFAVWSYSTHFLQSFQGLFIATLYCFLNGEVRFVLDKTIAVYLSLRGGNLQNKRQSTFNSCQPHQITSMVIEMEETETQSAGLARLCCRGGNSLPNPDRSIETQGQRDEKIECAISRGRSSSNCANSSASLQ
- the LOC126853242 gene encoding 45 kDa calcium-binding protein; amino-acid sequence: MYLSHFVRRMTCKQELTCLRFLRWTVLVPLVIYISLLFVKYNKSVPLKSLSRDKDRDGSVMDSLFLELQTVTVDKKNLAEYKNIEIDRGDDEGGIQAIAEAENRKNPRNLLEDIFRKADTDENQLLDIQELAKWIHAKITEHITRAMRENVGLFTAIDTNLRDGEVSWEEYHAYFLRTHGFSETYINSHDKKHSELSRTLKESIMRDRARWAEAARNDPDRLGLDEFLAFTHPESSHRALLQMVEDLFEKFDRDGDEQLTEDEFSDLPAEGVGLDLREERQQSIGGSEDRRKEFRHLIDKNKNGKADRTELLMYIDPRNPRHAIQEAQHLITLSDMNLDGKLDLPEILSKMDLFLDSKMVDTEKSFHDEFRR